In Nocardia yunnanensis, one DNA window encodes the following:
- a CDS encoding oxidoreductase translates to MDLGLDGKTALVTGASRGIGLAVAETLAEEGVRVVGVARNISPELEKVAAATVSADLSTTAGALAAVEGALAELGGIDILVNNVGGGDADRLSLGGFLDTSDDQWRKLFDLNLFGVVTTTRAALPSLVERRGAIITVSSINSRLPAVGPAGYSEAKAALTNFNKRLSEEFAPQGVRVNTVSPGPVGTDIWRGADNLGARLAAANGVAQEDFLAAMPSQFNIAAGRIAEPAEVAALVTFLASERSAIINGADYVIDGGVVKTV, encoded by the coding sequence ATGGATCTCGGACTCGACGGCAAGACCGCACTCGTCACCGGCGCGAGCCGCGGCATCGGACTGGCCGTGGCCGAAACCCTCGCCGAGGAGGGCGTGCGCGTGGTGGGCGTGGCACGCAATATCTCGCCGGAACTCGAAAAAGTCGCGGCGGCAACGGTTTCCGCCGACCTCAGCACCACCGCGGGCGCGCTCGCGGCGGTCGAGGGCGCGCTGGCCGAACTCGGCGGGATCGACATCCTGGTGAACAATGTCGGCGGCGGCGACGCGGACAGGCTGAGCCTGGGCGGCTTCCTGGACACTTCCGACGATCAGTGGCGAAAGCTGTTCGACCTCAACCTGTTCGGGGTGGTCACCACCACCCGGGCGGCGCTGCCCAGCCTGGTCGAGCGGCGCGGTGCGATCATCACCGTGTCCTCGATCAACTCCCGGCTGCCCGCCGTCGGGCCGGCCGGCTACAGCGAGGCCAAGGCGGCGTTGACCAACTTCAACAAGCGGCTCAGCGAGGAGTTCGCGCCGCAGGGCGTCCGGGTGAACACCGTGTCCCCCGGCCCGGTCGGCACCGATATCTGGCGCGGGGCCGACAACCTCGGGGCGCGGCTGGCCGCGGCGAACGGCGTTGCGCAGGAAGATTTCCTGGCGGCCATGCCGTCCCAGTTCAATATCGCCGCCGGTCGCATCGCCGAGCCGGCGGAGGTGGCCGCCCTGGTCACCTTCCTGGCCTCGGAACGCTCCGCCATCATCAACGGCGCGGACTACGTCATCGACGGCGGCGTGGTCAAGACGGTGTGA
- a CDS encoding GroES family chaperonin yields MSDAKLEIQMLHDRVMVKINPEAGERRSSGGILIPATAQVAKRLSWGEVCGVGSHVRAVTVGDQVLFSADDQFEVEIQAQAYYVLRERDLHAVANTHPEHGTGLYL; encoded by the coding sequence GTGTCCGATGCCAAGCTAGAGATCCAGATGCTGCACGACCGCGTCATGGTCAAGATCAACCCAGAGGCGGGCGAGCGGCGCAGCAGCGGAGGCATTCTCATCCCGGCGACCGCCCAGGTGGCCAAGCGCCTGTCCTGGGGCGAGGTCTGCGGGGTCGGCTCGCACGTCCGCGCCGTGACCGTCGGCGACCAGGTCCTCTTCAGCGCCGACGACCAATTCGAGGTGGAGATCCAGGCCCAGGCCTACTACGTCCTGCGCGAACGCGACCTCCACGCCGTCGCCAACACCCACCCCGAACACGGCACCGGCCTGTACCTGTAG
- a CDS encoding TetR/AcrR family transcriptional regulator, producing MGGTRDPEATKARIFEAATAEFARYGIAGARVDRIARTAKANKQLIYAYFGDKEKLFHQVLEKTMLAVAGSVTTDIENLDTWIDQHIDYHRAHPELLRLLQWEALELGRENASAGELRCGRYLEKRQKVEVAQDKGLMRPDMPSGQVLMLLMSMINYPLAVPQVAEFTLGPDIDPEAQRAWIKDAIRRIVAPPSPAGGTGR from the coding sequence ATGGGCGGAACCAGAGATCCCGAGGCGACCAAGGCGCGCATCTTCGAGGCCGCGACCGCGGAGTTCGCCCGCTACGGGATCGCCGGCGCGCGCGTGGACCGCATCGCCCGCACCGCCAAGGCCAACAAGCAGCTCATCTACGCCTACTTCGGCGACAAGGAGAAGCTGTTCCATCAGGTGCTGGAGAAGACCATGCTGGCCGTCGCCGGCTCGGTGACCACCGATATCGAGAACCTCGACACCTGGATCGACCAGCACATCGACTATCACCGCGCGCATCCCGAACTGCTGCGCCTGCTGCAGTGGGAAGCCCTGGAACTGGGTCGGGAGAACGCCTCGGCGGGCGAATTGCGTTGCGGCCGTTACCTGGAGAAGCGCCAGAAGGTCGAGGTGGCGCAGGACAAGGGGCTGATGCGCCCGGACATGCCGTCCGGTCAGGTGCTCATGCTGCTCATGTCGATGATCAACTATCCGCTGGCGGTCCCGCAGGTGGCCGAGTTCACCCTGGGCCCCGATATCGACCCGGAGGCGCAGCGCGCCTGGATCAAGGACGCCATCCGCCGCATCGTCGCGCCCCCCTCCCCGGCGGGCGGCACTGGGCGGTAA
- a CDS encoding MFS transporter, with protein MTTLENRATATLPVAVGPAGFAARWRALPVILSAMFMAMFDWFVVNVAASSLQTDLHAGESALELIVGGYGFAYASGLITGGRLGDLHGHRRLFVIGMLAFTAASLLCGLAPNAWALVAFRVLQGGTAALMVPQMLALINTLFPPHERPRAMAAFGATIGLGAVSGQVLGGVLLDADLFGWGWRSIFYINVPIGLVAAALAARWLPKHERTHRPKLDPVGALGISAALALLLVPITLGRPEGWPVWTWVSMLASLPVLLATLRYENRLAGRGGEPVLDTGMVRERGFSLGLVIAGGYLTFFAGFMLCLTLMLQNGLGLSPLTAGLAFAPLGLCFAGSSFFLAPRVAARIGNRVMVVGTLTSLTGLAVTLAVLGGMGHDVTAWALIPGMMIVGAGNGLTIPSVVGAVLSSGIPARQAGMAAGVLTTSQQFGNAIGATVLGVIFFSALGVDHSTGGYVTAMEMAALGGAAVLAVVLAAALALPKAAKAA; from the coding sequence GTGACCACCCTCGAAAACCGCGCCACCGCAACGCTTCCCGTTGCCGTCGGCCCCGCCGGATTCGCCGCCCGCTGGCGCGCGCTGCCGGTCATCCTCAGTGCCATGTTCATGGCGATGTTCGACTGGTTCGTCGTGAACGTCGCCGCCTCCTCGCTGCAAACCGATCTGCACGCCGGTGAATCGGCGCTGGAACTCATCGTCGGCGGCTACGGCTTCGCCTACGCCTCGGGCCTGATCACCGGCGGCCGCCTCGGCGATCTGCACGGACACCGGCGACTGTTCGTGATCGGCATGCTCGCCTTCACCGCGGCCTCGCTGCTGTGCGGGCTCGCCCCCAATGCCTGGGCGCTGGTCGCCTTCCGCGTGCTGCAGGGCGGCACCGCGGCGCTCATGGTGCCGCAGATGCTCGCCCTCATCAACACGCTGTTCCCGCCGCACGAAAGGCCAAGGGCCATGGCCGCTTTCGGCGCGACCATCGGGCTCGGCGCGGTCTCGGGGCAGGTGCTCGGCGGCGTGCTGCTGGATGCCGACCTGTTCGGCTGGGGCTGGCGCAGCATCTTCTACATCAACGTGCCCATCGGGCTGGTCGCCGCCGCGCTCGCCGCGCGCTGGCTGCCCAAGCACGAGCGGACACACCGGCCGAAGCTGGATCCGGTTGGCGCACTCGGCATCTCGGCCGCACTGGCACTGCTGCTGGTGCCGATCACGCTCGGCCGCCCGGAAGGCTGGCCGGTCTGGACGTGGGTCAGCATGCTGGCCTCGCTGCCGGTGCTGCTGGCGACCCTGCGCTACGAGAACCGGCTGGCCGGGCGCGGCGGCGAACCCGTGCTCGACACCGGCATGGTGCGCGAACGCGGTTTCAGCCTCGGACTGGTGATCGCGGGCGGCTACCTGACCTTCTTCGCCGGATTCATGCTCTGCCTGACTCTCATGCTGCAGAACGGACTCGGATTGTCGCCGCTCACCGCGGGATTGGCGTTCGCGCCGCTGGGGCTGTGCTTCGCGGGCAGCTCGTTCTTCCTGGCCCCGCGGGTCGCGGCGCGAATCGGCAACCGGGTCATGGTGGTCGGCACGCTGACCAGCCTGACCGGGCTGGCCGTCACCCTGGCGGTGCTGGGCGGCATGGGCCACGACGTCACCGCATGGGCCTTGATCCCCGGCATGATGATCGTCGGCGCCGGCAATGGGCTGACCATCCCGTCGGTGGTCGGGGCGGTGCTGTCGTCGGGTATTCCGGCGCGGCAGGCCGGCATGGCGGCGGGCGTGCTCACCACCTCGCAGCAGTTCGGAAACGCCATCGGCGCAACGGTTCTGGGGGTGATCTTCTTCAGCGCGCTGGGCGTCGACCACAGCACGGGCGGGTACGTGACCGCGATGGAGATGGCCGCGCTGGGCGGGGCCGCGGTGCTGGCGGTGGTGCTGGCGGCGGCGCTCGCACTGCCCAAGGCGGCGAAGGCGGCCTGA
- a CDS encoding FAD-binding oxidoreductase, producing the protein MVVTDPDVLAGYRQDRALDPDAGTAAALVRPLTTEQVAATVRWAHEHRVPIVPRGAGTGLSGGATAQTGALLLSTEKMREISVDTVTRTAAVQPGLLNAEVKRTVAEHGLWYPPDPSSFEICSIGGNAATNAGGLCCVKYGVTTDYVLGMQVVLADGTAVRLGGPRLKDSAGLSLTKLFVGSEGTLGIITELTLRLLPAQPPQSTVVATFATLTAATDAILAITGQLRPSMLEFMDAVAINAVEDELRMGLDRTAAALLVARSDAPGEHAGHEADLMLAACEKAGATEAFRTDDPDEGEAFCAARRFAIPAVERKGPLLLEDVGVPLPRLGDLVTGIAEIAAQRGVLISVIAHAGDGNTHPLIVHDPADPDESERAHLAFGEIMALAIGLGGTITGEHGVGRLKKPWLADQLGPDVMALTRRIKDALDPHGILNPGAVL; encoded by the coding sequence ATGGTGGTGACCGATCCGGATGTACTGGCCGGCTATCGGCAGGACCGGGCGCTGGACCCGGATGCCGGAACCGCGGCCGCCCTGGTCCGGCCGCTGACCACCGAGCAGGTCGCGGCGACCGTGCGCTGGGCCCACGAGCATCGGGTGCCGATCGTGCCGCGCGGCGCCGGCACCGGACTGTCGGGCGGGGCCACCGCGCAGACCGGGGCGCTGCTGCTGAGCACCGAGAAGATGCGGGAGATCAGCGTCGACACCGTGACCCGCACCGCGGCCGTGCAGCCCGGCCTGCTCAATGCCGAGGTGAAGCGGACCGTCGCGGAACACGGACTCTGGTATCCACCCGACCCGTCCTCCTTCGAGATCTGCTCGATCGGCGGCAACGCCGCCACCAACGCGGGCGGACTGTGCTGCGTGAAATACGGCGTCACCACCGATTACGTGCTCGGCATGCAGGTGGTGCTGGCCGACGGGACCGCGGTGCGGCTGGGCGGGCCGCGACTCAAGGACTCGGCGGGGCTGTCGCTGACCAAGCTGTTCGTCGGCAGCGAGGGCACGCTCGGGATCATCACCGAACTGACGCTGCGGCTGCTGCCCGCGCAACCACCCCAGTCCACCGTGGTCGCCACCTTCGCGACGCTGACCGCCGCGACCGACGCCATCCTGGCCATCACCGGCCAATTGCGGCCCTCCATGCTGGAATTCATGGACGCCGTCGCCATCAATGCCGTGGAGGACGAACTGCGGATGGGGCTGGACCGGACGGCGGCGGCACTGCTGGTGGCGCGCTCCGACGCACCCGGCGAGCACGCCGGACACGAGGCCGACCTCATGCTCGCCGCCTGCGAGAAGGCCGGGGCCACCGAGGCTTTCCGCACCGACGATCCCGACGAGGGCGAAGCGTTCTGCGCGGCACGGCGATTCGCCATCCCGGCCGTGGAACGCAAAGGGCCGCTGCTGCTCGAGGACGTCGGGGTGCCGCTGCCGCGGCTGGGCGACCTGGTCACCGGCATCGCCGAGATCGCCGCGCAGCGCGGCGTGCTCATCTCCGTCATCGCGCACGCCGGCGACGGCAACACCCACCCGCTCATCGTCCACGACCCCGCCGATCCCGACGAGTCCGAGCGGGCGCACCTGGCCTTCGGCGAGATCATGGCACTGGCCATCGGGCTGGGCGGCACCATCACCGGCGAGCACGGGGTCGGGCGGTTGAAGAAGCCGTGGCTGGCCGATCAGCTCGGACCGGACGTGATGGCGCTCACGCGTCGCATCAAGGATGCGCTGGATCCGCACGGGATACTCAATCCAGGCGCGGTGCTGTAG
- a CDS encoding GNAT family N-acetyltransferase produces the protein MSTTLAHNADATRYEIYLDGTLAGYADYAERRDGDTTIRDIQHTLTFPEFRGRGVAAQVVEFALNDARTEGFSIIPTCWYVEKYIAEHPEYADLVA, from the coding sequence ATGAGCACCACGCTGGCCCACAATGCCGACGCCACCCGCTACGAGATCTACCTCGACGGCACACTCGCGGGTTACGCCGACTACGCGGAGCGCCGCGACGGCGACACCACGATCCGCGACATCCAGCACACCCTGACGTTTCCGGAGTTCCGCGGCCGCGGGGTGGCCGCGCAGGTCGTCGAGTTCGCGTTGAACGATGCGCGCACGGAAGGCTTCTCGATCATCCCCACCTGCTGGTATGTCGAGAAGTACATTGCCGAGCACCCCGAATACGCCGACCTGGTGGCCTGA